Proteins from a genomic interval of Sphingobacterium sp. SYP-B4668:
- a CDS encoding Lrp/AsnC family transcriptional regulator: protein MAFQPDKTDLKILKLLQENGRVTNLQLASSIGLSPAPTLERVRKLENSGFIKSYHAFVDEEKLGLGIKSFIQISLDFHTHNAIPEFVEAVKAIPEVTECHHVTGNCDFMLKVYVKDIKAYEAVIMEKISKIPFVKTFQTMMIMSTSKKEPIIPLEY, encoded by the coding sequence ATGGCCTTTCAGCCCGATAAAACAGACTTAAAAATATTGAAGCTCTTACAGGAAAATGGTCGTGTAACGAATCTTCAATTGGCTTCCAGCATTGGATTGTCTCCTGCTCCAACCTTAGAACGCGTCCGGAAGTTAGAGAATTCTGGGTTTATAAAAAGCTACCATGCTTTTGTGGACGAAGAGAAGCTCGGATTAGGTATCAAATCTTTCATTCAGATTTCATTGGATTTCCACACACACAATGCTATTCCAGAGTTTGTAGAAGCGGTTAAGGCTATTCCCGAGGTGACTGAATGCCACCACGTGACGGGCAACTGTGATTTCATGTTAAAGGTCTATGTTAAGGACATCAAGGCGTACGAGGCTGTGATTATGGAAAAAATATCCAAAATCCCTTTCGTCAAAACTTTCCAGACCATGATGATTATGTCTACAAGTAAGAAAGAGCCTATTATCCCCCTTGAATACTAA
- a CDS encoding DUF6695 family protein, which produces MEKTLPTYDDFALILAWPDSTIRGDEAWMMFFKKIGLVKNLNFKVGHTGVVLISRLSGELLYYDFGRYISPRGHGRARSKESDPRLEIDFKARFDSEGKIDNLEEIVQQFEYMRDGMQGFGELYFSIASDISFDMAKTYADQIVHEGSTPYGAVAKGNNNCSRFIPRLLFNSSTKYHWLHSINFPETIKCSPISNIVNANHCRTVYSYLPETGLKRFRMNRWQSFSFLVSKLKDNISTQKSAQLPNDLIIGGMKYQSKPITLPKHAQYLGGVGEGAWYAFQVSERSQQLIISRYTSSGTWEYSVIGEADATLNPHLPFEVTYDSHLLFTHVVQQNRKIAVKHIQRLHKDELQLSRVQELLA; this is translated from the coding sequence ATGGAAAAAACTCTACCCACCTATGATGACTTTGCCCTCATCCTGGCATGGCCAGACTCGACCATTCGGGGAGACGAAGCATGGATGATGTTTTTCAAAAAAATTGGGCTCGTTAAAAATTTAAATTTCAAAGTTGGGCACACCGGAGTTGTTTTGATTAGTCGCCTTTCGGGAGAATTGCTATACTATGATTTTGGACGATACATATCTCCTCGCGGTCATGGTAGAGCCCGCTCCAAAGAATCAGACCCTCGTTTGGAAATTGACTTTAAAGCCCGTTTCGACAGCGAGGGCAAAATAGATAATTTAGAAGAGATTGTACAGCAGTTCGAGTACATGCGGGACGGCATGCAAGGTTTTGGGGAGCTCTATTTCTCTATAGCCTCCGACATCAGTTTTGATATGGCCAAGACTTATGCCGATCAGATTGTCCATGAAGGCTCGACTCCTTATGGGGCCGTGGCAAAAGGCAATAACAACTGTTCGCGCTTCATTCCACGCCTGCTCTTTAACTCATCAACGAAATACCATTGGCTACACTCCATCAATTTCCCGGAAACAATTAAATGTAGCCCTATCAGCAATATTGTGAATGCAAATCACTGCCGCACAGTATACTCCTATCTACCCGAGACGGGGCTTAAGCGTTTTAGAATGAATCGGTGGCAATCATTTTCTTTCTTAGTCAGCAAACTAAAGGATAATATCAGCACCCAAAAATCTGCGCAGCTGCCCAACGACTTAATTATAGGCGGCATGAAATATCAGTCCAAACCTATTACACTTCCCAAGCATGCACAATATTTAGGGGGTGTAGGTGAAGGTGCATGGTATGCCTTTCAGGTATCGGAAAGAAGCCAGCAGCTCATCATTTCCAGGTATACCTCTTCCGGGACGTGGGAGTATTCGGTCATTGGAGAGGCAGATGCCACCCTTAACCCACATCTCCCCTTTGAGGTTACCTATGACAGCCATCTCTTATTTACCCATGTGGTCCAGCAAAACCGCAAAATAGCGGTGAAACATATACAGCGCCTACACAAGGACGAGTTGCAGTTGTCTCGCGTACAAGAGCTTCTCGCTTAA
- the ung gene encoding uracil-DNA glycosylase: MEKRYDESWDEVLQPLFKQPYMKALSRFVQAEREQALVFPPEDLVFNAFKLTPLDRVKVVILGQDPYHNDGQAHGLSFSVPDGIAIPPSLRNIYTELQTDISGFQYPRSGNLTSWAKQGVLLLNATLTVRAHEAASHQKQGWEMFTDHIIHEVSNRTDHVVFMLWGSYAQKKAMLIDHAKHLVLKSVHPSPLSVYRGFFGSKHFSKANTYLAQHGREPIDWKI, from the coding sequence ATGGAAAAACGCTATGATGAAAGCTGGGACGAAGTGCTTCAGCCACTTTTTAAGCAACCGTATATGAAAGCATTGTCACGATTTGTACAGGCAGAAAGAGAGCAGGCATTGGTGTTTCCTCCTGAGGACTTAGTCTTCAATGCATTTAAACTCACGCCTTTGGATAGGGTTAAGGTCGTGATTTTAGGACAAGATCCCTATCACAATGATGGGCAGGCGCATGGATTGTCCTTTTCTGTCCCTGATGGAATTGCTATTCCGCCCTCCCTACGGAATATTTACACGGAGTTGCAGACCGATATATCGGGATTTCAATATCCGAGATCCGGAAATTTGACAAGCTGGGCAAAGCAAGGCGTGTTGCTGTTGAACGCGACATTAACGGTACGGGCGCATGAAGCGGCTTCTCATCAAAAGCAAGGTTGGGAAATGTTTACCGATCATATTATTCATGAGGTATCCAATCGGACCGATCATGTGGTGTTCATGCTATGGGGCAGTTATGCGCAGAAGAAAGCGATGCTAATCGATCATGCCAAACATTTGGTGCTCAAGTCTGTACATCCATCGCCTCTTTCGGTGTATAGGGGGTTTTTCGGGTCCAAACATTTCTCTAAGGCCAATACTTACCTGGCACAACATGGACGGGAACCCATTGACTGGAAAATTTAA
- the sufB gene encoding Fe-S cluster assembly protein SufB encodes MSTKDDEILKELENEEYKYGFTTDIEMDIAPVGLTEDTVRLISQKKNEPEWLLEWRLKAFRHFLTMKMPSWQNFKNPEVDFQEISYYAAPKVKPQLESLDEVDPELLLTFEKLGIPLDEQKILAGVVAVDAVFDSVSVKTTFREKLKEQGVIFCSFGEAVQEHPELIREYLGSVVPQTDNIYAALNSAVFSDGSFVYIPKGVRCPMELSTYFRINAQNTGQFERTLIIADEGSYVSYLEGCTAPTRDENQLHAAVVELVAQKDAEIKYSTVQNWYPGDKDGKGGIYNFVTKRGICKGDNSKISWTQVETGSAITWKYPGVILKGDNSVGEFYSVALTRNMQVADTGTKMIHLGKNTRSKIVSKGISAGKSHNSYRGLVKIGPNADNSRNFTQCDSLLIGDKCGAHTFPYIENKNRTAILEHEATTSKIGEDQVFYLNQRGIDSEKAVGLIVNGYAKEVLNQLPMEFAVEAQKLLAISLEGSVG; translated from the coding sequence ATGAGCACTAAAGACGACGAGATTTTAAAAGAGCTGGAGAACGAAGAGTATAAATACGGTTTTACGACTGATATTGAGATGGATATCGCTCCTGTAGGCTTGACCGAAGATACAGTTCGACTTATTTCCCAGAAGAAAAATGAGCCAGAATGGTTGTTGGAGTGGCGATTGAAAGCTTTCCGTCATTTTTTGACCATGAAAATGCCCTCTTGGCAGAACTTCAAGAATCCAGAAGTGGATTTTCAAGAAATATCATACTATGCGGCCCCTAAAGTGAAGCCTCAGTTGGAATCCCTTGATGAGGTGGATCCGGAGCTGCTGTTGACTTTTGAAAAATTAGGGATTCCGTTGGATGAACAAAAGATATTGGCTGGAGTCGTTGCCGTTGATGCGGTATTTGATTCGGTATCGGTAAAGACTACTTTTCGGGAGAAGCTGAAAGAGCAAGGGGTCATATTTTGCTCATTTGGGGAGGCTGTACAAGAGCATCCCGAACTTATACGTGAGTATCTAGGAAGTGTCGTACCTCAAACAGATAATATTTATGCGGCACTAAATTCTGCAGTATTTTCGGACGGGTCATTCGTTTATATTCCTAAGGGAGTGAGGTGTCCAATGGAACTTTCGACCTATTTCCGTATTAATGCGCAGAATACAGGCCAGTTTGAACGTACACTTATCATCGCAGATGAGGGGTCATACGTGTCTTATCTAGAGGGATGTACAGCGCCAACTCGTGATGAAAACCAATTACACGCGGCAGTCGTAGAACTGGTTGCGCAGAAGGATGCCGAAATCAAATATTCTACCGTGCAGAACTGGTACCCTGGGGATAAGGATGGAAAAGGTGGAATTTATAATTTCGTAACCAAACGGGGAATCTGTAAAGGAGATAACAGTAAGATATCTTGGACACAAGTAGAAACGGGATCTGCCATCACATGGAAATACCCAGGTGTAATTCTTAAAGGAGATAATTCTGTAGGAGAATTCTACTCGGTGGCTTTGACTCGTAATATGCAAGTGGCTGATACAGGTACCAAAATGATTCATTTAGGGAAAAATACCCGTTCAAAAATTGTATCTAAAGGTATCTCGGCAGGTAAAAGCCATAACAGTTACCGTGGGTTGGTCAAGATTGGTCCTAATGCGGATAATTCCCGTAATTTTACCCAATGTGACTCTCTCTTGATTGGCGACAAATGTGGAGCGCATACTTTCCCTTATATCGAAAACAAAAATAGAACCGCTATACTTGAACACGAAGCAACGACCTCAAAAATTGGGGAAGACCAAGTGTTCTACCTCAATCAACGTGGTATTGACTCTGAAAAAGCAGTAGGGTTGATTGTAAATGGATATGCAAAAGAGGTGTTGAACCAGTTGCCGATGGAATTTGCAGTGGAGGCTCAGAAGCTCCTAGCGATATCGCTTGAAGGTAGTGTAGGGTAA